The Anaerotignum propionicum DSM 1682 sequence TAACAAGGCTTCCGCCGTTTAAATGTATCGTTCCGTCTGCAACCATACTGGTTACCTTGCCTCCGCCTTCGGTATCATCGACGGTCAGCGTACCACCGTTGTGCTGAATCGCGATGGCATTGCCGCCATTTAGTGTCTTGCCGTTTAAGTCAAGGATGAAGCTTTTTGTACTGCCGCTGGCGATGATGACAGTATCTGTAAGGTCTATGTTCTCCAGAAGCTGAATGGTATCCCCGTCGGCAACAGCATCAAGCGCCGCCTGCAGCGTGGCATAGCCTTTCTCGCCAATTGCGGCGACGTCGCCGGCATTCATTGCCAACGGCTGTATTCCCAATGCGGCAGAAGCGGGTTCACCCACCGTCACGGTAATCCGCGGCAGCGGGGCGCTGACTGTATAGCCCTTAATTACCGGTGTAAAGACATACTCACCTTCGATGTTCATGTCAAATTCCGGTGCGGATTCCCATTTCACCGGAATGTCCACGGTGGTCTCAACCCATTCTTGTTGGGCCACTGTTGTAGTAGTCGTCGTTTCTGGGTTCTCGGAATCCTGCACGGAACCTTCCTTGATAGGCATGGCTATCCGCACCGTAGCAGTCAGTTTTTCGGGCAATTCCAAATCCTCTGTGGATGTGCTCGGTGATACCTTTTTTTCTGTTTCTGCAAGCGGCACAAAGCTAATAATTTCTCCGCTTGTGTCCATAGGCGTATGTATTTCTTCTGCCATTGCCGATACCGGCAGCAGGGTCATTACCATACAAAGCGCAAGAAACATACTAAGTATTCTTTTCATAGAGTCTGTCCCTCCTTGATTCGTAAAGTTGGTTTTCCTTGTTCCAATAGTTTCTGTAGCCACCCGATTTCGTCCTCGGTGGCAGAACGGATGTTATTTTTCTCACAGGAAGGGCATTCCTTTGCCGCTCCCACACGGCAGAATAAAAAGCCGCAGTCCTCGCAAGAATAAGTCATCTCATGCCCCCTTTCCGCAGATCCATGTAGGTTTTCATCAAATACCAAGTAGTTGCTTTTTCTTAGCGTCAAACTCCTGCTGGGAAATAACGCCATCCTCCATGAGTACCCATGGCAATCCTACCTAGGGCTTCCTAGATAATCCCTTCCTGATGCATCACATCATGCGGCGTAGATTTTGCCGTGATGACGCTTCTTTTTGATTTTATTGTTACAATCAGTGTTTCACTTTCGTGCTTGGATAGCCCTTGGTCAAATCCAAAAGAACCGTCAGAGCGTCAAAACGGCTTGAAAACTGCACGCCGATCTGGCTCATGGCATTTCTGATATTCTCATCCAGTACCACCAGTCTGCGCTTGTGGTGATTGTCCTTAGCACAATGGCTGAGGTGTATAGGAAATATCAATGACCGATTTCTTCTAGAGCGGCATTGGCTTCAGCGATGAATGTACGGCCTACTTCAATGGCTACCGTCAGGGCACCCATAACTTCAGGTGTAAGCGTTTCGGGGCTGGCAAAGCATTCGTCCGCCTTGATAATTTCATCGGCAAGGTCGTTCATTGCAGTGACAAGCTCCTCATCCTCTAAAAGATCAGGGCTTGCATTTACCTTGTCAGCAATTGCATCATATTCTTCTGCCATGCTCATAAAATCCTCGGCAAGGGCTTGCTGTTCTTCCGTAAATTCCACTTCAACTTGTTCGGGTGTGGAAGGTACCGCTGTGGGAGCAGCATTGCTTCCTCCGCAGGCTGCAAGACTTAGCGTCATGGCAAGTGCCATTATAAGTACCAGTAATCTTTTCATTATAATTCCTCCATTTTCTATTGGGTTGTATAGGGTAAATTTCTCTGCGGTCACTCTATCAAAAATCTGCCCCTAAAACCGTCCACTGCATGAAACATGAATTTTAATTGGAT is a genomic window containing:
- a CDS encoding SHOCT domain-containing protein, with protein sequence MEDGVISQQEFDAKKKQLLGI